From a region of the Daphnia magna isolate NIES linkage group LG1, ASM2063170v1.1, whole genome shotgun sequence genome:
- the LOC116935533 gene encoding aminopeptidase N → MSAVLRLTVTKCRASGIVVFLIACLMAVGLSVYFLAGRPYPTANSCSVSPKRPSLPSFGAAPKIAQSVIRLPRTVLPHHYDVRLLPILEKGNFTVLGRVAIDLQCVEETDRIVLHSSDIKVDLKSVQVIEQGEMAKNMLSVESIDYETVTEFLIIRLNAKHKVKLAKRTNYTLSMDFVGNLTDTSAGFFRSVYVEDGVERYMAVSQMEPTDARRVFPCFDEPNMKAIFTVSIGRHRDMTALSNMPLIDTTAIDGMQDFYWDHFAPTLLMSTYLVAFVVANFTKIEADVGNANWKFNIHVRTSAVSQAQYAKVIGPKAQAFYEDYFQMPFPLPKQDMIAIPSAFVGAMENWGLLTYGESVLLYDADVSSLDDRQTVVELVTHELAHQWFGNLVTMDWWSDLWLKEGFTSYIECLAAEHVDPSLERLEQFVTSALHTVMRLDALESSHPISVLVNHPDEIGELFDDISYKKGAAITRMLANFIGAKSFRNGLTHYLRIHQYGNAVQDDLWNALDRQADLDQVFLPTNVKTIMDTWTLKMGFPVVTVRRDYSSQNVTITQKRFLVRKSNSTTTDPTVYLWWTPLTYTTDFRTIGSTWLAENQSSKNLTLEFEIRDDEWVIFNVNETGYYRVNYDARNWHLIAKQLMTNHTAISVINRAQIMNDALNLARAGLLVYEVPLNLTKYLEREEEFLPWEATLTALSYLDSMMKRTPGYGLLKNYVLKILSPLYDSLGFVNRSSDSHLTGKLRRKVVESSCSMGHKDCITKAIDSYHRWMSDPQNTTIVPAMLKRVVACTAIRHGGEVEWDFAFQRFRDSNVASEKATLLSSLSCTQESWIIARMLEMCLNPTTGFRTQDALDVIKTLAGNPIGRFLTFNFTREKWLEMTKIFSSIHNLAHVFESVTKAFNTDMELKELSDFVGRNKELLVSAMTRSTQQSIDRVRSNLSWMKQNYRHVVNWLQKANTDVTFQPST, encoded by the exons ATGTCTGCTGTTCTTCGCTTGACTGTTACCAAATGTCGCGCTTCGGGAATCGTCGTCTTTCTTATCGCTTGCCTTATGGCCGTTGGTCTTTCGGTCTACTTTCTCGCTGGCCGTCCGTACCCAACGGCAAACAGCTGTTCGGTTTCACCAAAGAGGCCATCACTTCCTTCTTTCGGGGCTGCGCCTAAAATCGCCCAGAGTGTCATTAGACTACCTCGCACTGTTCTACCTCACCACTATGACGTCCGTCTCCTGCCCATTTTAGAAAAGGGCAATTTCACTGTCTTGGGTCGAGTAGCCATCGATCTGCAGTGCGTGGAAGAGACGGACCGCATCGTTCTCCACAGTTCAGACATCAAGGTTGATCTCAAATCTGTACAG GTCATTGAGCAAGGTGAGATGGCAAAAAACATGCTGTCCGTAGAAAGTATCGATTATGAAACGGTAACAGAGTTTCTCATCATCCGTTTAAATGCGAAGCACAAAGTCAAGCTGGCCAAAAGAACAAATTACACGCTGTCGATGGATTTCGTAGGTAATCTAACCGATACTTCAGCCGGATTTTTCCGCTCTGTTTACGTCGAAGACGGAGTTGAAAG GTACATGGCCGTGTCCCAAATGGAGCCAACGGACGCTAGACGAGTTTTCCCCTGTTTCGACGAGCCAAACATGAAGGCCATTTTCACTGTCAGCATTGGCCGTCATCGGGACATGACGGCCCTTTCCAATATGCCTTTAATCGATACCACTGCAAT TGATGGAATGCAGGATTTCTATTGGGATCATTTTGCTCCGACTCTGTTGATGTCAACGTATCTAGTGGCGTTCGTGGTGGCAAATTTCACGAAAATTGAGGCTGATGTGGGCAATGCTaattggaaattcaacatccatGTCCGCACGTCGGCCGTCAGCCAAGCTCA ATATGCCAAAGTCATAGGGCCTAAAGCTCAGGCATTTTACGAAGATTATTTTCAAATGCCATTTCCTCTGCCTAAACAAGATATGATTGCCATACCCAGTGCCTTCGTCGGAGCCATGGAGAATTGGGGTCTTTTAACTTAcgg TGAGAGTGTCCTACTCTACGACGCAGATGTGTCTTCATTGGACGATCGTCAAACAGTGGTCGAGTTGGTCACTCACGAGTTGGCTCATCAATGGTTTGGCAATCTGGTGACGATGGACTG GTGGAGCGACTTGTGGTTAAAAGAAGGTTTCACCAGTTACATCGAATGCCTTGCAGCGGAACAC GTTGATCCTAGTCTGGAGAGATTAGAACAATTCGTGACAAGTGCCCTACACACAGTCATGCGATTGGACGCACTCGAATCCAGTCATCCTATCAGCGTACTAGTCAATCATCCCGACGAAATCGGGGAATTATTTGATGACATTTCTTACAAGAAAG GAGCCGCCATTACTCGTATGCTGGCCAATTTTATCGGTGCCAAGTCGTTCAGGAACGGACTCACCCATTACTTGCGGATCCA TCAATACGGAAATGCGGTGCAAGATGATCTCTGGAACGCGTTGGACAGACAAGCCGATCTGGACCAGGTTTTCCTGCCCACCAACGTCAAAACCATAATGGACACTTGGACTCTTAAAATGG GTTTCCCAGTCGTAACAGTTCGACGCGACTATAGCAGTCAGAACGTCACAATAACGCAG AAACGATTTTTGGTTCGTAAATCGAATTCTACCACCACCGATCCAACCGTCTATCTTTGGTGGACTCCGTTAACGTACACGACAGACTTCCGGACGATTGGATCCACCTGGTTGGCAGAAAACCAATCGTCAAAGAATCTCACATTAGAATTTGAAATAAGAGATGACGAATGGGTCATCTTTAATGTCAATGAAACAG GGTATTACCGCGTCAATTACGACGCCCGCAATTGGCACTTGATTGCCAAACAACTGATGACAAATCACACGGCCATTTCGGTCATTAACCGAGCACAAATCATGAATGATGCCCTCAACTTGGCAAGGGCAGGCTTGCTGGTTTACGAGGTACCCCTCAATTTAACAAAGTACTTGGAACGGGAAGAAGAGTTTTTGCCGTGGGAAGCGACGCTGACGGCGCTCTCCTACCTGGATTCGATGATGAAGCGAACACCTGGCTACGGCCTCCTCAAA AATTATGTCTTGAAGATTCTGTCACCCCTTTATGACTCTTTGGGATTCGTAAACAGAAGCAGCGATTCCCACTTGACGGGAAAATTACGCCGCAAAGTTGTGGAATCCTCTTGCTCCATGGGCCACAAGGATTGCATCACGAAAGCCATTGATTCCTATCATCGATGGATGTCTGATCCTCAAAATACTAC GATCGTTCCTGCCATGCTGAAAAGAGTCGTCGCTTGCACGGCCATACGTCACGGTGGTGAGGTGGAATGGGATTTTGCGTTCCAACGTTTCCGGGACAGTAATGTGGCAAGTGAAAAGGCTACTCTTCTTTCGTCTCTGAGTTGCACTCAGGAATCGTGGATTATAGCCAG AATGCTGGAAATGTGCTTGAATCCCACTACTGGATTTCGGACGCAAGACGCACTCGACGTCATCAAAACATTGGCCGGCAATCCCATCGGCCGATTCTTGACTTTCAATTTCACGCGTGAAAAATGGCTGGAAATGACGAAAAT TTTCAGTTCGATCCACAATTTGGCGCACGTCTTTGAATCCGTGACGAAGGCGTTCAACACCGACATGGAATTAAAAGAG CTGTCAGACTTTGTTGGAAGGAACAAGGAACTTTTGGTGAGCGCCATGACGCGTTCTACTCAGCAATCGATCGACAGAGTTCGAAGCAACTTGAGCTGGATGAAACAAAACTATCGGCATGTAGTCAATTGGCTCCAAAAAGCCAACACTGATGTCACCTTTCAACCTAGTACCTGA
- the LOC116935569 gene encoding aminopeptidase N has translation MKTTDGGYVVSKCRAFLLFIAFVGSLIAVGLLVYFLADRPAASSVTNGASTASPSTSGSSKAEVISSNKNVRLPRAVLPIRYDVRLFPVLEKGNFSILGHVSIDVHCKMETDRIVLHSADIVVDPKSVVVMEHGKTMKTLMVASDGIHYDTEMEFLVIRLCPKHKDKLSKGTNYTLSMSFVGHLTDQLRGLYRSTYKEDDIEKYMAVSQMEPTDARRAFPCFDEPNMKAIFSVTLGRHRHMTALSNMPLINTTQMEGTEEFYWDHFAPSVPMSTYLVAFIVANFTQVAADVGNANWKFNIYARPSARNQAQYASEIGPKIQAFFEDYFQIPFPLPKQDMIAIPDFAAGAMENWGLITYRETALLYDEKKSSVSNKERVCEVIAHELAHQWFGNLVTMDWWTDLWLNEGFASYAEYLGSEHVEPGLKWLQQFVTRDLQDVMSLDALESSHPISVVVHHPNEINEIFDRISYGKGATIIRMLAAFLGEKTFRQGLSNYLKSRQYGNAVQDDLWDALTKQAKVNKVAIPTGVKQIMDTWTLKMGFPVVTVTREYDNNTVLISQERFLMQRSNASSQDKTVYLWWVPLTYTADFQTIGSTWLSDGQTSKKHELSIPIDKSQWLIFNVDQMGYYRINYDAQNWQLIGQQLMTNHSAISVINRAQIMDDAFNLAEAGQLDYMTTLNLTRYLEHESDYVPWDSALSGMGSISSMMSRTSGYGLLKKHFRTIITPLYNKLGFDQKMGEDILMTKLRANAVSWACSMGNKDCISRVVSSYAQWMADPENVDIISPNVKGPVTCAAIREGDEAEWEFALNRYMSSNVASEQAVLLASMSCSEKPWILAKMLEMSLNSTSGIRKQDAARVISQVAYNSLGRYMAFNFIRDKWDELRKVFPTTFSSMSGIIKAVAASFNTDLELKELMQFRDERSASLGGAERAMQQSIDRAKNNLNWMRQNYHKVVDWLQRVY, from the exons atgAAAACGACGGATGGCGGTTATGTGGTGTCCAAGTGTAGGGCATTTCTCTTGTTCATCGCTTTTGTTGGTTCGCTCATCGCCGTTGGTTTGCTGGTCTACTTTCTGGCCGACCGACCCGCGGCCAGCAGCGTTACTAATGGAGCATCAACTGCCTCGCCTTCTACCTCTGGTTCCAGCAAAGCCGAAGTGATCAGCAGCAATAAGAATGTCCGTCTGCCTCGGGCTGTTTTACCTATCCGTTACGATGTGCGCCTCTTCCCCGTCCTGGAGAAAGgcaatttttccattttgggtCACGTGTCCATCGATGTCCACTGTAAAATGGAAACGGACCGCATCGTTTTGCACAGTGCCGACATCGTCGTCGATCCCAAATCCGTCGTG GTCATGGAACACGGCAAAACGATGAAAACGTTGATGGTGGCTAGCGACGGCATCCACTACGACACCGAAATGGAGTTTCTCGTCATTCGTCTCTGTCCCAAGCACAAGGACAAACTGTCCAAAGGAACCAACTATACGTTGTCGATGAGTTTCGTCGGTCATCTGACGGATCAGCTGCGGGGCTTGTACCGTTCTACTTACAAAGAGGACGACATAGAAAA GTACATGGCCGTGTCTCAAATGGAGCCGACGGATGCCCGACGAGCTTTCCCCTGTTTCGATGAGCCCAACATGAAGGCAATTTTCTCCGTCACTCTCGGCCGCCATCGCCACATGACGGCCCTTTCCAACATGCCGTTGATCAACACGACTCAAAT GGAAGGCACGGAGGAATTTTATTGGGACCATTTCGCTCCTTCGGTTCCCATGTCCACTTACCTGGTGGCTTTCATCGTCGCCAATTTCACGCAAGTCGCAGCCGACGTGGGCAACGCTAATTGGAAGTTCAACATTTATGCACGTCCTTCGGCTCGCAATCAAGCTCA GTATGCCAGTGAGATTGGACCTAAAATTCAAGCGTTTTTTGAAGACTATTTCCAAATTCCGTTTCCTTTGCCCAAGCAAGACATGATTGCCATTCCCGACTTTGCTGCAG gCGCTATGGAAAATTGGGGTTTGATTACCTACAG AGAAACTGCATTGCTCTACGATGAAAAGAAATCGTCGGTCAGCAACAAGGAACGAGTGTGCGAGGTGATTGCCCACGAATTAGCACATCAATGGTTCGGCAACCTCGTTACCATGGACTG GTGGACCGATTTGTGGTTGAACGAAGGTTTCGCCAGTTACGCTGAATACCTGGGATCCGAGCACGTAGAACCCGGTCTCAAATGGCTGCAACAGTTTGTGACGAGGGATCTCCAGGATGTGATGAGCTTGGACGCACTCGAATCTAGCCATCCAATTAGCGTCGTCGTTCACCATCCCAAtgaaattaacgaaatttttgACCGAATCTCTTACGGTAAAGGTGCAACGATTATCCGCATGTTGGCCGCTTTCCTCGGCGAGAAAACCTTCAGACAAGGACTCAGCAATTACCTGAAATCACG TCAATACGGCAACGCCGTTCAAGATGATCTCTGGGACGCTCTAACGAAACAAGCGAAAGTCAACAAGGTCGCCATACCCACCGGAGTCAAACAAATCATGGACACATGGACCTTGAAAATGG GTTTCCCGGTCGTCACAGTCACCCGGGAATATGATAACAACACCGTACTCATCAGCCAG GAACGCTTCTTGATGCAACGATCGAACGCTAGCAGTCAGGACAAGACCGTTTACCTTTGGTGGGTACCTCTTACATACACGGCCGACTTCCAGACCATCGGATCCACCTGGTTATCTGACGGTCAGACTAGCAAGAAGCATGAACTAAGCATCCCTATCGATAAAAGCCAATGGCTCATCTTCAATGTTGACCAAATGG GATACTATCGAATCAATTACGATGCACAAAACTGGCAATTGATTGGCCAACAGCTGATGACGAATCACTCTGCCATTTCCGTAATTAATCGAGCTCAAATTATGGACGATGCCTTCAATCTGGCCGAAGCCGGCCAATTGGACTATATGACCACTTTAAACCTGACTCGCTACCTGGAACATGAAAGCGATTACGTTCCTTGGGATTCCGCCCTCTCTGGTATGGGTTCCATCTCGTCTATGATGTCTCGCACTTCGGGTTACGGCCTGTTGAAAAAACATTTCCGAACAATCATCACGCCGTTGTACAACAAGTTGGGATTCGATCAAAAGATGGGCGAGGACATTCTCATGACCAAACTGCGTGCCAACGCTGTCTCCTGGGCTTGTTCCATGGGTAACAAGGACTGCATCAGTCGGGTCGTCAGCTCCTACGCCCAATGGATGGCTGATCCCGAGAACGTTGA TATCATTTCGCCTAATGTTAAAGGACCTGTCACGTGCGCGGCCATCCGCGAAGGAGATGAAGCCGAATGGGAATTTGCCCTGAATCGTTACATGTCCAGCAATGTGGCCAGCGAACAAGCTGTTCTCCTTGCTTCCATGTCGTGCTCGGAGAAACCTTGGATTTTGGCCAA GATGTTGGAGATGAGTCTCAACTCTACATCTGGAATTCGTAAACAAGATGCCGCTCGAGTCATTAGCCAAGTGGCTTACAATTCACTTGGCCGCTACATGGCTTTCAATTTCATCCGGGACAAATGGGACGAATTACGTAAAGT ATTCCCTACGACTTTCAGCTCAATGTCTGGAATCATTAAAGCGGTTGCAGCATCGTTCAACACCGACCTGGAATTGAAGGAG TTGATGCAGTTCAGAGACGAACGGAGTGCAAGTCTCGGTGGGGCGGAACGTGCCATGCAGCAGTCGATCGACCGGGCCAAGAACAATCTCAACTGGATGAGGCAAAACTATCATAAAGTGGTGGATTGGCTCCAGCGCGTCTACTAA
- the LOC116935591 gene encoding aminopeptidase N, with protein MRLALMLMLALACLLQVETSSLPKWQASADDYPSTLELSEDGLSLMEPAIVPEPKDGGRWWYTPSRKAHLHSAKSKSRLMQKMMSNKVNEDLRLPGDVLPSTYSIRLLPFIEEGNFTTDGHIDIFVDCIRDTNSISMNAAEITFKLVSVTVLDLTTNSPLAIVGFVDEQDTREIVTIKTAGQLIAGRRYKISMDFTSILNDELRGFYRSSYMEDGVKKWLAVTQMEAPDARRAFPCFDEPNMKANFSITLGRKTTMKTASNMNILSTNDIDGMPGYVWDYYATSVTMSSYLVAFLVSEFEAVPTTTTHRVPFRLWVKPQSTHLAEYSLSVAPELQEFFERYFNIDYPLPKQDLAAIPDFSAGAMENWGLVTYRESALLIDVPRESRGRRQSVADINAHELAHQWFGNLVTTDWWSTIWLNEGFATYLEFPSMDAVEPDFRFSDQFVVIELHYVFGVDALETSRPINLPVTTNDEINNMFDAISYDKGSCIIRMAADFIGSETFTRGLTRYLNARAYKNAVEDDLWLALQQQSDEEAVGLPATVKEIMDTWTLQMGFPLINVTRDYNTGGAVVSQERFLLRKDPSSTDTHVYRWWVPLTYTNGGSLVRQTQWLSKDQATKTLSNLGATDKWVIFNYDQQNVYRVAYDTENYRLIAEQLMVDHTRILDNNRAQILDDTFVLASVHLVPYKSALDISLYLKYEKEYVPWNAVLSELNYIDSMLYNQPQFSHWTVHLTDLVTPYYNHHGFQESTLDAHLTVFGRSDAMSWACRLMIADCVDNSKAKYAQQMASPDDTTILSPNQKSTILRTGVENGGQAEWDFAYNQYTSKFDTSYLVAVARSRDTSRLNTLLERMIDSQSGIRLSDVNTLFNNVASNPVGNPVATDFLVNRWTDIEQSWLGTNYFINFFRYVCNRQNTQAQLDRLLQLRTDHLNILGNSNTVQQGIDVVVENIKWMELHQEEIGNWLSVSVPTTTTTTPSPPLPDGSQSVYQMNALLILVFTFLGMFIMH; from the exons ATGCGACTAGCGTTAATGCTCATGTTGGCTTTGGCCTGTTTATTGCAGGTCGAAACTTCTTCCCTTCCGAAATGGCAAGCATCCGCCGACGACTATCCATCAACGTTAGAATTATCGGAAGATGGACTTTCTCTGATGGAACCAGCCATCGTGCCAGAGCCAAAAGATGGTGGCCGGTGGTGGTATACTCCATCGCGTAAAGCTCACCTCCATTCTGCAAAATCAAAGAGTCGATTGATGCAAAAGATGATGTCCAATAAAGTGAACGAAGATTTGCGTCTGCCCGGTGACGTCTTGCCAAGTACCTATTCTATCCGCTTGTTGCCGTTCATCGAGGAAGGCAATTTCACAACGGACGGTCACATCGACATCTTCGTCGACTGTATCCGGGACACGAATAGCATCTCGATGAACGCCGCTGAAATCACTTTCAAGTTGGTGTCTGTTACG GTGCTCGACCTCACCACCAACAGTCCTCTGGCGATAGTCGGTTTCGTCGACGAGCAAGATACACGTGAGATCGTCACCATCAAAACGGCAGGGCAATTAATTGCTGGCCGTCGCTACAAGATCTCAATGGATTTCACGTCAATTTTGAACGACGAATTGCGCGGTTTTTATCGCTCTTCTTACATGGAGGACGGTGTCAAGAA GTGGTTGGCCGTGACTCAGATGGAAGCTCCAGATGCCCGTCGAGCTTTCCCTTGTTTCGACGAGCCCAATATGAAAGCAAATTTTTCCATCACCCTCGGCCGCAAAACTACGATGAAAACAGCCAGCAACATGAACATCCTGTCCACCAACGACAT CGATGGAATGCCAGGATACGTTTGGGATTATTACGCGACGTCGGTGACCATGTCGTCCTACTTGGTTGCATTTCTGGTGTCGGAATTCGAGGCCGTTCCAACCACAACGACTCACAGGGTACCATTCCGTCTCTGGGTAAAACCGCAATCTACTCACCTCGCTGA GTACAGCCTGAGCGTCGCTCCGGAATTGCAAGAATTTTTCGAGCGCTATTTCAATATTGACTACCCACTGCCCAAACAAGATTTAGCG GCGATTCCTGATTTTTCTGCAG GAGCTATGGAAAACTGGGGATTGGTTACCTACCG GGAGAGCGCTTTGTTGATCGATGTACCCCGCGAGAGCAGAGGTCGCAGGCAGAGCGTGGCCGATATCAACGCGCACGAGTTGGCCCATCAGTGGTTCGGCAACCTCGTCACTACTGATTG gTGGAGCACGATTTGGCTTAATGAAGGATTCGCTACTTATCTTGAATTTCCAAGCATGGATGCG GTGGAACCCGATTTCCGGTTTAGCGATCAATTTGTCGTCATCGAATTGCACTACGTTTTCGGTGTCGATGCTCTGGAAACATCACGACCCATCAATCTGCCAGTGACCACAAACGACGAGATCAACAATATGTTTGACGCCATTTCCTACGACAAAG GATCGTGCATCATCCGAATGGCTGCCGATTTCATTGGCTCGGAAACATTCACCCGTGGTCTGACTCGCTACCTTAACGCCAG AGCTTACAAAAATGCCGTAGAGGACGACCTTTGGCTGGCATTGCAACAACAAAGTGACGAAGAGGCAGTTGGCCTTCCTGCCACCGTCAAGGAAATTATGGATACGTGGACGTTGCAAATGGGTTTCCCACTCATCAACGTAACTAGGGATTATAACACCGGTGGAGCCGTGGTATCACAG GAGCGATTCTTGTTGCGCAAGGATCCCAGTTCGACTGATACGCACGTCTACCGCTGGTGGGTACCTTTGACTTATACCAACGGTGGCAGTTTGGTTCGCCAAACTCAATGGCTGTCCAAAGATCAAGCAACTAAAACCCTCAGTAACTTGGGCGCCACAGATAAATGGGTCATCTTTAATTATGACCAACAAA ATGTATACCGTGTAGCTTACGACACGGAAAACTATCGCCTGATTGCCGAACAGCTTATGGTCGACCACACCCGAATTTTGGATAACAATCGCGCCCAAATACTGGACGACACTTTTGTTCTAGCATCGGTCCATCTGGTTCCGTACAAATCTGCTCTGGACATATCTCTTTATCTGAAATACGAGAAAGAATATGTCCCGTGGAACGCAGTCCTCTCCGAGCTCAACTACATCGATTCGATGCTCTACAATCAACCGCAATTCTCACACTGGACC GTTCACTTGACCGATTTGGTGACTCCGTATTACAACCACCACGGCTTCCAAGAGTCAACACTGGATGCGCATTTGACTGTTTTCGGCAGGAGCGACGCCATGAGCTGGGCTTGCAGATTGATGATAGCCGATTGCGTCGACAATTCCAAAGCGAAATACGCACAACAAATGGCCAGCCCAGACGACACGAC GATCTTGTCACCGAATCAGAAGAGTACCATTCTAAGGACAGGCGTGGAAAATGGTGGCCAGGCTGAATGGGACTTTGCTTATAATCAGTACACGAGCAAATTTGACACGTCTTACCTTGTGGCCGTAGCTAGGAGCAGAGACACATCTCGTCTGAACAC TTTGCTAGAAAGGATGATCGATAGCCAGTCAGGCATTCGACTCAGTGACGTCAACACTCTGTTTAACAACGTAGCCTCCAATCCGGTGGGTAACCCAGTAGCGACCGATTTCCTCGTTAATCGCTGGACTGACATTGAACAATCCTG GTTGGGAACCAATTATTTCATTAATTTCTTCCGTTACGTTTGCAACCGGCAAAACACGCAGGCGCAATTGGATAGG TTGTTGCAGTTGCGTACTGATCACTTGAACATTCTTGGAAATTCCAACACTGTACAACAAGGCATTGACGTTGTCGTAGAGAACATCAAGTGGATGGAATTACATCAGGAAGAGATTGGCAACTGGTTGAGCGTGTCAGTTCCTACTACTACAACCACCACTCCATCACCTCCTCTTCCTGACGGCAGCCAGAGCGTTTATCAAATGAATGCCCTTCTTATTCTGGTCTTTACTTTCTTGGGGATGTTTATCATGCACTGA
- the LOC116935604 gene encoding galactosylceramide sulfotransferase, translated as MPTKRTKMLNKFGGQLTGRFLVRYLVVFSVASFFFVFTYHSYRNSVLEDLLVKSLVDGVRSTNQECRPTDKIAFMKTHKCASSTVENILFRHALRDKLNLALPSGGNYLSRVKLFHRNSVLHTKWGHLPVNVFTLHNRWNYPETIALMGKSTFTFTIIRDPVDQFESLYVYMGLNKFYGKDFIDFVRALKNNKYNVTDVNRRAVGGLFGRNQIAFDLGMSPAEFDNKPLIIKEWIEQLDKQFELVLIAEKMEQSLILLADFLCWPLEYVTHLELNARKPEMNVRLTQDERDSLAKWLNVDTMLYRHFSQRLDDHVTNFNERNKPDWIEEQMRILRRLNSQVVERCVIERVGNEKLKGKFLETSNSIMGYLIHQNVPECEFYAMSEPAYLNIFRERMAQLAAVTPRNHTFTKFW; from the exons ATGCCTACTAAGCGCACCAAGATGCTGAACAAGTTTGGTGGCCAACTGACCGGACGGTTTTTAGTTCGCTACCTGGTTGTGTTTAGCGTCGCTTcgttctttttcgttttcacttACCATTCGTACCGTAACAGCGTATTAGAAGATTTACTGGTAAAAAGTCTTGTTGACGGTGTTCGTTCTACGAATCAAGA ATGCCGTCCAACTGACAAGATCGCCTTTATGAAAACCCACAAATGCGCCAGTTCTACCGTcgaaaacattttatttag GCACGCCTTGAGAGACAAACTAAATCTAGCCCTTCCTTCTGGAGGTAACTATTTATCCCGAGTCAAGCTGTTCCATCGCAATTCCGTTTTACATACAAAATGGGGCCATCTGCCAGTTAACGTATTCACGCTGCACAACCGCTGGAATTATCCAGAGACAATAGCGCTGATGGGAAAATCAACGTTCACTTTCACCATCATCAGGGATCCCGTTGACCAATTCGAGTCTCTTTACGTTTACATGGGACTGAACAAATTTTACGGGAAAGATTTCATCGATTTCGTCCGTGcgttgaaaaacaacaaatacaACGTGACTGACGTGAATCGACGCGCGGTGGGCGGCTTGTTTGGGCGCAATCAAATCGCATTCGATTTGGGCATGTCTCCAGCTGAATTTGACAACAAACCCCTGATTATCAAAGAATGGATCGAGCAACTAGACAAACAATTCGAGCTGGTCCTCATTGCTGAAAAGATGGAACAATCGCTGATCCTTTTAGCTGATTTCCTCTGCTGGCCTTTAGAATATGTTACGCACTTGGAGTTGAACGCTCGCAAACCGGAAATGAATGTGCGGCTGACACAAGACGAGCGCGATAGCCTCGCAAAGTGGCTGAATGTAGACACAATGCTATACCGTCATTTCAGTCAGCGTTTAGACGATCACGTCACTAATTTCAACGAGCGCAACAAGCCTGATTGGATTGAAGAGCAGATGCGAATATTGCGTCGGCTAAACAGTCAAGTGGTGGAACGTTGCGTCATCGAACGGGTCGGAAACGAAAAACTGAAAGGAAAATTCTTGGAGACGAGCAACAGTATAATGGGATACCTCATTCACCA AAACGTGCCAGAGTGCGAATTCTACGCCATGAGCGAACCGGCTTATCTCAACATCTTTCGAGAAAGGATGGCACAACTTGCTGCCGTTACACCAAGAAATCATACCTTCACAAAATTCTGGTGA